The Microlunatus soli genome contains the following window.
GTACGTGCCGAGGTAGGAAAGATCCTTGCGGAGCTGGGCGGAATTGACCCCTGCCGCGTCGGCCAGTTCACCACTGCTGATGGTGGCGATGCCGTCATCGGCGATCACACTGAGCGTACGCAGATACACCGGCAGCCGCGCGATGGTGGCGTCGGGAATGCCCTTGTCCGATGCCGGCCTGTCGGGGCGTAGCTGCACGTCCGGTGCCTGCACGTCCTGCGGGCCGAATGCCTCGTCGTCGGAGCGAGGCGCTGAGGGCGTCACGTGCGTTATGCCTCCGATGAGTTCAGGTGTGCTCCGCCTCCACACTCTAGGAGCTTGTGAACGAGAGAACAAACTCCCGGCGAACTGCTCCGCCGCCGGTCAATCAGTGTGGAAGACCTCCTCGGCGGGCGCCCACCAACCGTCGTCGGTGACGGTATCCAGGCGCTCTTGCATCGGATCGGTGATCTCCCACCACTTCCGGGTCGTCGGGTCCTCAGCCATCCGTGCCATGTCGGCTGCAAGGTCGGTGCCGTGGTATTCGAAGTAGGCGAACAGCAGATGTTCCGGCTCACGCAGAAAGATCGAATAGTTCCTGATCCCGGAGTCGGCGATCTGGGCCAGCACCCCTGGCCAGACCTCGGCGTGGATCTTCTTGTACTCCTCGATCGCCTCCGGCTTCAACCGGATGATCTGCGCGACGCGCTGCATACCTCTCCTCACCCCTGATGGCGTTCCCGCGCAGTTCTGGCGTTCCCGCCGCGGCTCCATCCTGCGCGGGAACAGCGGATCTGCGCGGGAACCGGCGGTCGGGTCGGGTCAGCCGGGTGCGGCCAGTGCCGATCGGAGGCGGGTCTCGTCGACCCGCCAGAAGTCGTGCTGCCGGCCGTCCACGAAGGTCACCGGCACCTGGTCGTTGTACTGCCGGCGCAGTTCGGGGTCGGCGTCCACATCGACCTCGGTGTAACTGTCGCCGGTCTCGGCGCAGACCCGGGCCACCACCGTGAGCGCATCGGCGCACAGGTGGCAGCCGTCGCGGGACAGGACCACCACTCGGGCCGAGGATTCGCCGACGATCGCAGGACCGGAGGTCATGACCCGAGTCTCCCACAGCCGACACCACCGGGGTCGCGCGGTGGTCATCGCCCACCGGGCATCCTGCCCGCACCATCCGCGATGCCGGCCGCTGTCAGTTGAGACCACCCCAGGCCTGACGACGCCAGCCGGCGGGCCGAACGCCGATATCGCAACACATGTCGCCATCCGTTCCTGCGGGCCCGACACCCCAGGGCGATATCGCAAGACATGTCGCCATCCGTCCCGGACCGCAAACCGAACGGCGATATCGCAACACGAGCGGCGATCGAGCCGGCGGAGCTCGTCGCCGGGCAGGGTCCGCCGCTGACCGACGGCACACTAAGGTTGTCGCCATGACGACGCCCGACCCTGATCAGGGTGCGACCCCTGATCAGGGCGCGCCATCCGTAGCGGACGCGACCCGCGCCAGGGATGCAACTCCCCGACGAGACGCACCCCCCGCATCGGCCGCTGCCCCCGCACCGGCCGCTGCCCCCACACCGGCCGCTGCCCCCACACCCGAAGCAGCCACCGCACCGGACGCCGCCCACGCTCCCGAAGAAGCGCCCACTCCCGAAGAAGCAGGGGTCCAGCCAGCCGCTCCGGCGCCGCTGATCAAGCCCGATCCGCGGGCGGCCGCGTTCTTCGACCTGGACAACACCGTCATCCAGGGTGCGTCGATGTTCCACCTTGCCCGCGGTCTGTACAAACGGGGCTTCTTCCCGACCCGTGCGATCCTCAAAGGTCTGTGGTTGCAGACCTACTTCCGGATCGTCGGCCGGGAGAACATGCAGCACATGCAGCAGGCCCGCGATTCCGCGTTGTCCTTCATCGCCGGTCACACCGTGGAGGAGATGGCCGCTGCGGGTGAGGAGATCTACGAGGAATCGATCCTGCAGAAGATCTGGCCCGGCACCCGCGCACTGGTCCAGACCCACCTCGACGTCGGCCAACAGGTCTGGGTGGTGACGGCCGCCCCGATCGAGTTGGCCGGGATCATCGCCAAGCGGCTCGGACTGACCGGCGCGGTGGCGACGATCCCGGAGAGCATCAACGGCGTCTACACCGGACGCCTCAACGGCGAGTTGCTGCACGGTCCGGCCAAGGCCGATGCGGTCCGCCGACTGGCCGAGGACCACGGCCTGGACCTGGCGCGCTGCTTCGCCTACTCCGATTCCTACAACGACCTGCCGATGCTGTCCCTGGTCGGCCATCCGTGCGCGGTCAACCCCGATCGACGGCTGGCCCAGCACGCCCAGGAACTGGACTGGCAGGTCCGCGAGTTCCGCACCCATCGGCGGGCCGTCCGGCTCGGCCTGCTGGGCGCCGGAGCGACTGGTGTTGCCGCCGGCGCGCTGGCCGCCGGGATGGGCGTCCGGCGGATGTTCCGGCACTGACCGACGGGGCTCCGCCCCTGTTGATCATGGTCGTCGACCGGTGGTCGGACCGGCCCGACCGGTGATCAGACCGGGCGGAGCCGCAGGCAGCGCCAGGTGTCGGGTCCGACGATCCCGTCGCGCGCGGTCCAGGAGCAGTAGTGCTGCAGATTCCAGACCGCCTTCTTGGTCTTGCTGCCGTAGATGCCATCGACCGAACCCGGGTTGAAGCCGTTCTTCTTCAACAGGCACTGGATCTCCTTGACCCGGTTCCCGGTGGCGCCCGGCCCGACGATCTTGTTCCAGGCCCAGCTGTAGCCTGCGGTCCAGCCGCCGTAGTGCGCCGTGTTGCGCCAATAGACGTGACAGGACGCGTACGGCTGCACGCTTCGGGTCGCCTCGGTCGGTGCCGCTCCCCGGTCAGCGCTCGGTGCGGCGGTCGCCGTTGCCACCGACCCGGCCGCCAGCGCGAGTCCCATCGCTGCTGTTGCAGCGGCTCGTGCGATCTTCATGATCAACCCCTTCGTTCTCCTGCAGCCGGCATTCGGCTGCCGACCGCAGTACGCGACGATCGCGTTGGCATCAGCCTCGGACGAGTCGCTGAACCCGTTCTGTGGTTAACCTGAAGTCGCGTCGCAGACCCCACTCGGACCGGACCCTCCGGTGCGAGGCGGCCCGGAACATCACGAAAGTGACCACACCGTGCTGATACGCGTGCTCGGCCCGCTGGAGGTACAGACACCCGACGGCTGGCGTCGGATCGGTGCGCCGAAATGGCGTGCGCTGCTGGCCCGGCTGTCCCTCGACGCCCACAGCCCGGTCTCGGTGGATGCGCTGATCGATGAACTGTGGGGCGACCGGCCACCGCCCGGCGCGGTCAACCAGATCCACGGGTACGTGTCCCGGATCCGGTCACTCTTCGGTGACCGGGGACGTAGCGTGCTGGCCACTCGGTCGCCGGG
Protein-coding sequences here:
- a CDS encoding L-rhamnose mutarotase, translated to MQRVAQIIRLKPEAIEEYKKIHAEVWPGVLAQIADSGIRNYSIFLREPEHLLFAYFEYHGTDLAADMARMAEDPTTRKWWEITDPMQERLDTVTDDGWWAPAEEVFHTD
- a CDS encoding glutaredoxin family protein, whose protein sequence is MTSGPAIVGESSARVVVLSRDGCHLCADALTVVARVCAETGDSYTEVDVDADPELRRQYNDQVPVTFVDGRQHDFWRVDETRLRSALAAPG
- a CDS encoding HAD family hydrolase; protein product: MTTPDPDQGATPDQGAPSVADATRARDATPRRDAPPASAAAPAPAAAPTPAAAPTPEAATAPDAAHAPEEAPTPEEAGVQPAAPAPLIKPDPRAAAFFDLDNTVIQGASMFHLARGLYKRGFFPTRAILKGLWLQTYFRIVGRENMQHMQQARDSALSFIAGHTVEEMAAAGEEIYEESILQKIWPGTRALVQTHLDVGQQVWVVTAAPIELAGIIAKRLGLTGAVATIPESINGVYTGRLNGELLHGPAKADAVRRLAEDHGLDLARCFAYSDSYNDLPMLSLVGHPCAVNPDRRLAQHAQELDWQVREFRTHRRAVRLGLLGAGATGVAAGALAAGMGVRRMFRH
- a CDS encoding peptidoglycan-binding domain-containing protein, coding for MKIARAAATAAMGLALAAGSVATATAAPSADRGAAPTEATRSVQPYASCHVYWRNTAHYGGWTAGYSWAWNKIVGPGATGNRVKEIQCLLKKNGFNPGSVDGIYGSKTKKAVWNLQHYCSWTARDGIVGPDTWRCLRLRPV